From candidate division TA06 bacterium, the proteins below share one genomic window:
- a CDS encoding acetyl-CoA carboxylase carboxyltransferase subunit beta — MPWFKRPREERKPQKRREIPDGLWMKCDGCGEILYTKELERNLWVCGKCDYHFRIGSRQYARILLDKGVLAEMNGNLGSVDVLNFPEYRRKLRVSAERSGTPEAITCGEGTIDGKRVVMAIMDFKFMGGSMGSVVGEKVARSTREAKKKRIPLIIVCASGGARMQEGIISLMQMAKTSASLAELSREGIAYISVLTNPTTAGVMASYASLGDVIVAEPGALIGFTGPRVIMQTIGEELPEGFQRSEFLLKHGMIDMIVHRGELRQLLSRLLDFLGEQ; from the coding sequence ATACCGTGGTTCAAAAGACCGAGAGAGGAACGTAAACCGCAGAAAAGACGAGAGATCCCTGACGGTCTCTGGATGAAGTGCGACGGCTGCGGTGAGATACTCTATACGAAGGAACTGGAGAGAAACCTCTGGGTCTGTGGAAAATGTGATTATCACTTTCGCATAGGCAGCAGGCAGTATGCTCGAATACTTCTGGACAAGGGCGTGCTGGCAGAGATGAATGGGAACCTGGGAAGTGTCGACGTTCTCAACTTTCCTGAGTATAGGCGCAAATTGAGGGTCTCAGCAGAGAGGTCTGGGACACCTGAAGCCATAACTTGTGGAGAAGGCACGATAGATGGAAAGCGTGTTGTTATGGCCATCATGGATTTCAAGTTCATGGGTGGAAGCATGGGCTCGGTGGTGGGCGAGAAAGTGGCGAGGTCTACAAGAGAGGCAAAGAAGAAAAGGATTCCTCTTATCATAGTGTGTGCCTCCGGCGGGGCACGGATGCAAGAGGGGATAATATCTCTCATGCAAATGGCGAAGACCTCGGCATCTCTGGCGGAGCTTTCCAGAGAGGGAATAGCCTATATCAGCGTGCTCACAAATCCTACCACCGCAGGTGTGATGGCCTCTTATGCGTCACTGGGGGACGTTATTGTTGCGGAGCCCGGAGCATTAATAGGTTTTACCGGGCCGAGGGTGATAATGCAGACGATTGGAGAAGAACTGCCGGAAGGTTTCCAGCGCTCGGAGTTCCTACTCAAGCACGGGATGATAGACATGATTGTCCACAGAGGAGAATTGAGGCAATTACTGTCCAGACTACTCGACTTCCTTGGAGAACAATAA
- the rimO gene encoding 30S ribosomal protein S12 methylthiotransferase RimO — MCNKISFSLISLGCPKALVDSEVLLGKMVKNGFLLCEVPSESDIAIVNTCCFVEEATRESHAAIEDVLALKLSGAVKGVVVFGCMSQRYKEGLLVKYPGLDAVVGLTERDELPQICMSILSGQLSPRVIVSRCFDKVLDGRSRLRMTPKHYTYLKISEGCSNKCAYCIIPSIRGPMRSRSMEELLIEARELSSDGTVELNLIAQDTAAYGQDVHGASRLPQLIHKLSGIESIRWIRILYAHPAHISEELINTMATNEKVVKYIDVPIQHACDTILDRMKRLIDRNGLSSLVSLMKEKIEGLVLRTTIMVGFPGETEENFKEVLDFTRKIQFDRLGVFRYSKEEGTEAFDLPDQVGEDLKMKRFELLMKTQQEIAFKKNKELVGKIVKAIVDEKCKKGGFAWVGRTYGDAPEIDNRVYFDDKSLTPGTILDAKIITADGYDLIAEPTHEGLKRK; from the coding sequence ATGTGTAACAAGATTTCCTTTTCGCTCATAAGCCTGGGATGCCCTAAGGCCCTTGTGGATTCAGAAGTACTCCTGGGGAAAATGGTGAAGAATGGATTTCTCCTGTGCGAGGTGCCCAGCGAGTCTGACATTGCAATAGTCAACACTTGTTGTTTTGTTGAAGAAGCAACAAGAGAATCTCATGCAGCGATTGAGGATGTCCTTGCTCTAAAGTTGTCGGGTGCAGTCAAGGGCGTAGTCGTTTTTGGGTGCATGTCACAACGGTACAAGGAAGGCCTCCTCGTGAAGTACCCCGGATTGGATGCCGTTGTCGGTCTAACCGAAAGGGATGAACTACCGCAGATCTGCATGTCCATCCTCTCGGGCCAACTGTCTCCAAGGGTCATAGTCTCGAGGTGTTTTGACAAGGTGCTGGATGGCCGCTCCAGATTGAGAATGACTCCCAAGCATTATACTTATCTGAAAATCTCAGAAGGCTGTAGCAACAAGTGTGCGTATTGCATAATACCTTCGATCAGAGGACCTATGAGATCAAGGTCCATGGAGGAGCTACTGATTGAAGCAAGAGAATTGTCCTCAGACGGAACGGTTGAACTAAACCTGATTGCGCAGGATACTGCCGCATACGGACAAGATGTTCACGGTGCATCAAGGCTTCCTCAGCTCATACACAAACTCTCCGGGATTGAATCAATAAGATGGATAAGGATACTGTATGCTCACCCCGCACACATTTCAGAGGAACTTATCAACACCATGGCAACAAATGAAAAAGTTGTCAAATACATTGATGTTCCCATACAGCATGCGTGTGACACCATTCTCGACAGGATGAAGAGATTGATAGACAGGAATGGTCTGTCCAGTCTCGTGTCTCTTATGAAAGAAAAGATAGAAGGTCTTGTGCTAAGAACAACAATCATGGTTGGATTTCCCGGTGAGACGGAAGAGAATTTCAAAGAGGTTTTGGATTTCACAAGAAAGATACAGTTTGATCGACTTGGTGTTTTCCGCTACTCAAAAGAAGAGGGAACAGAGGCTTTCGATCTTCCAGATCAGGTGGGCGAGGATCTGAAGATGAAGAGATTTGAGTTGCTAATGAAGACTCAGCAAGAAATAGCATTCAAGAAGAACAAGGAGCTCGTGGGAAAGATTGTAAAAGCAATTGTAGATGAAAAATGCAAAAAGGGGGGATTTGCGTGGGTGGGAAGAACATATGGCGATGCGCCTGAGATTGATAATCGGGTATACTTTGATGACAAATCGCTTACCCCAGGGACAATTCTGGATGCGAAAATAATTACTGCAGACGGTTATGACCTTATTGCCGAACCCACTCACGAAGGACTAAAACGAAAATAG
- a CDS encoding cupin domain-containing protein, translating into MKVIHFQDAESYEPEKDWKRVSLCAEDDISIEHIVKPPGHASPRHEHPSAQVLIVLHGKLVIDTDGDGEQELGEGDAAYIPGNEPHVVRNPLNHASTGLDIFVPGRSFDFWLKRKQV; encoded by the coding sequence ATGAAAGTTATTCATTTCCAGGATGCGGAAAGTTATGAACCTGAGAAGGATTGGAAACGCGTGAGTCTTTGTGCCGAGGACGACATTTCGATAGAGCACATTGTCAAGCCGCCCGGTCACGCGTCCCCTCGACACGAACATCCGAGCGCACAGGTTCTAATTGTGTTGCATGGTAAGCTTGTCATCGATACGGATGGTGACGGGGAGCAAGAACTCGGCGAGGGTGATGCCGCCTACATCCCCGGGAACGAGCCACACGTCGTAAGGAATCCCCTTAACCATGCATCGACCGGTCTTGATATATTCGTTCCCGGCCGATCATTTGACTTCTGGTTGAAACGAAAACAGGTCTAA
- a CDS encoding tetratricopeptide repeat protein — MKSLVLLMIVVLIISGCSSATRPPGQVVASKNNFENGVKQYERGHIKQAIHQFEKAIEKNPANFKAYFYLGLCHKQKGTPKAALKNFQKAIDLNRNDQSWVTKVKAEMEAPGRKKGKKK, encoded by the coding sequence ATGAAATCTTTGGTACTATTAATGATCGTAGTTCTCATCATTAGCGGCTGTTCTTCGGCGACAAGGCCACCTGGACAAGTCGTTGCATCGAAGAATAATTTTGAAAATGGGGTAAAACAGTATGAGCGAGGGCACATCAAACAAGCAATTCACCAATTCGAGAAGGCCATCGAAAAAAACCCCGCTAACTTCAAAGCATATTTCTACTTAGGTCTCTGCCATAAACAGAAAGGCACACCGAAGGCAGCCCTTAAGAATTTTCAAAAGGCCATTGACCTTAATCGCAATGATCAATCCTGGGTCACAAAGGTGAAGGCAGAGATGGAGGCGCCTGGTCGGAAAAAAGGAAAGAAAAAGTAG
- a CDS encoding alpha/beta fold hydrolase, protein MAKHKFTFPVGYHQFHKDQLYNFQLNRWYSLGYARFEDMKEAGQKINSFGEWKTEMLRLAEKAVSEERLMNAAFYYRAAEFYVTPGDPDKELLYDKFTDLFYRVFQKDEIERFKVPYDNAFLPAMKMPPASGRKKSTIIMHGGFDSFIEEFYSWMRYFSDHGYEVIAFEGPGQGAARKKYELALDYEWEKPAKAVLDYFKQNNVTWLGVSMGGWFCFRAAAFEQRINRVIASSIAFDYMQSMNVVFRKMHLWFFKYLRNLTNNMAMKTIKKGKGMEAWMTSNLMYITKKETPADAFEVWLQLNERNLHSDLVKQDVLILTGRDDHFIPFKMHDMQVKALTNAKSVTARVFTKEEQAQNHCQIGNIGLALDVMVKWIENKS, encoded by the coding sequence ATGGCTAAACACAAGTTCACATTCCCGGTCGGATACCATCAGTTCCATAAAGACCAACTCTACAATTTCCAGCTAAATCGTTGGTACTCCCTTGGATACGCCAGGTTTGAGGATATGAAAGAAGCGGGTCAGAAGATAAATTCGTTTGGGGAATGGAAAACGGAAATGCTGAGACTGGCGGAAAAAGCCGTTTCTGAAGAGAGGCTTATGAACGCCGCCTTTTATTACCGGGCAGCTGAGTTCTATGTGACTCCAGGAGATCCAGACAAGGAATTGCTGTATGATAAGTTCACAGACCTTTTTTACAGGGTTTTTCAAAAAGATGAAATTGAAAGATTCAAAGTGCCCTATGACAATGCATTTCTACCGGCAATGAAAATGCCTCCCGCGAGTGGAAGGAAGAAAAGTACCATAATCATGCATGGGGGATTTGATTCCTTCATCGAGGAGTTCTACTCCTGGATGAGATATTTTTCAGACCATGGTTATGAGGTGATTGCTTTTGAAGGTCCTGGGCAGGGCGCTGCCCGCAAAAAATACGAACTTGCGTTAGATTATGAATGGGAGAAACCTGCCAAAGCGGTTTTGGATTATTTCAAGCAGAATAATGTCACCTGGCTTGGAGTATCAATGGGTGGATGGTTTTGCTTCAGAGCCGCAGCATTTGAACAACGAATAAATAGAGTGATTGCTTCAAGCATTGCATTTGATTATATGCAAAGTATGAATGTTGTATTTCGAAAGATGCATTTGTGGTTCTTCAAATATCTCAGGAATCTTACAAATAACATGGCAATGAAGACAATCAAAAAGGGAAAAGGAATGGAAGCATGGATGACCAGTAATCTAATGTATATCACAAAGAAAGAGACACCTGCGGACGCATTCGAAGTCTGGTTACAGCTTAATGAGAGAAATCTTCATTCAGATCTGGTAAAACAAGATGTTCTGATTCTTACTGGAAGAGATGATCATTTTATTCCTTTTAAGATGCATGACATGCAGGTGAAAGCATTAACCAATGCCAAATCTGTGACCGCCAGGGTTTTCACAAAGGAAGAACAAGCCCAAAATCATTGTCAGATAGGAAACATAGGTCTTGCGCTTGATGTAATGGTAAAATGGATTGAAAACAAATCATAA
- a CDS encoding GIY-YIG nuclease family protein encodes MVPCSPSVRPVRLDCVHRCCDRVFQVSDKYYVYILRAIGDPDRTYMGLTTDVDRRIAEHNSGSQMHTKRYVPWELLTYVVFSEKRKATDFEKYLKSSSGRAFMKKRLL; translated from the coding sequence ATGGTGCCTTGCTCACCGTCTGTGCGGCCTGTCCGGCTGGATTGTGTGCATCGCTGCTGCGATCGAGTATTTCAAGTGTCTGACAAGTATTACGTGTACATATTAAGGGCTATTGGTGATCCCGACAGAACATATATGGGCTTGACAACCGATGTCGATCGGAGGATTGCAGAACACAATTCGGGCTCTCAGATGCATACCAAGAGATACGTTCCCTGGGAACTGTTAACTTATGTGGTATTCAGCGAGAAGAGGAAGGCAACCGATTTCGAGAAATACTTGAAGAGCTCTTCGGGGAGGGCTTTTATGAAGAAAAGGCTTCTCTGA
- a CDS encoding DUF4440 domain-containing protein, whose amino-acid sequence MKESIRLITRTTWIVTLILLFFTYGCQRENSTSKEALDQARKEVDAAWLSEDVDVIIANSADDMILMPPNVERKTGKEEIRSFLQGFFDHFTMTELKTVEREVIVSGDWAFESSSYEWVIVPEGGGEGISDQVNFIGIWQRQSDGAWREVRAIWNSTKPIAGTQ is encoded by the coding sequence ATGAAAGAATCAATTCGGTTGATCACAAGAACCACTTGGATTGTCACTCTAATCCTGCTTTTCTTTACTTATGGCTGCCAAAGGGAAAATTCAACGAGCAAAGAAGCCTTAGATCAGGCTAGAAAGGAGGTAGACGCAGCCTGGTTATCCGAAGATGTTGATGTCATAATTGCCAATTCTGCGGATGATATGATTCTCATGCCGCCGAATGTAGAAAGGAAAACCGGAAAGGAAGAAATTCGCAGTTTCCTGCAAGGCTTTTTCGATCACTTCACTATGACAGAGCTTAAGACAGTGGAAAGAGAGGTTATAGTCTCTGGTGACTGGGCATTTGAAAGTAGCTCATACGAATGGGTGATTGTCCCAGAAGGCGGGGGCGAGGGGATTAGCGACCAAGTCAATTTCATTGGCATTTGGCAACGCCAGTCCGACGGGGCGTGGAGAGAAGTACGCGCGATTTGGAATAGCACCAAACCGATTGCCGGCACACAATAG
- a CDS encoding class I SAM-dependent methyltransferase — protein sequence MSLRIDVTDVVDATGLTGTRLFQHQRRKNDLIELVGKHLPLGSRLLDVGCASGDIAIELAIRGYRVHGIDFEPERLKQAQWLAEKCGQDVTFTQSSFDDFDQSEAFDGIILGEVLEHFSDPGAMLRKAERILDKDGKIIITTPNMPSLNSRLRFLLLGSFPDNNPEHKFYFDNRRFKEVVDETNFIIEFFETRYANLPTSSVFLTSLEDVFLGWFPKLFRKSGNTIFAVLSMQTHSAGDT from the coding sequence ATGAGCCTTCGAATAGACGTGACCGACGTTGTAGATGCCACAGGATTAACAGGGACTCGATTGTTTCAACATCAAAGAAGAAAGAACGATCTCATCGAACTAGTTGGTAAGCATCTCCCCTTGGGGAGCCGGCTTCTTGATGTCGGTTGCGCATCGGGTGACATTGCCATTGAACTTGCCATCAGGGGCTATAGGGTTCACGGCATTGACTTTGAGCCTGAAAGACTGAAACAAGCGCAATGGCTGGCCGAAAAATGCGGTCAGGACGTAACTTTCACTCAGTCATCCTTTGATGATTTTGATCAGAGTGAAGCATTCGATGGGATCATACTGGGGGAGGTCTTGGAACACTTCAGTGATCCAGGCGCGATGCTCAGGAAAGCAGAACGGATTCTTGATAAAGATGGCAAGATAATTATTACAACTCCAAATATGCCAAGTTTGAACAGTAGACTCAGGTTCTTACTTCTAGGTAGCTTCCCCGACAACAATCCGGAGCACAAATTCTACTTCGATAACCGCCGTTTTAAGGAAGTCGTTGATGAAACGAATTTCATAATTGAGTTCTTTGAAACACGATACGCAAACTTGCCAACCTCCTCGGTATTTCTGACATCTCTGGAAGATGTGTTCCTCGGCTGGTTTCCAAAACTATTTCGCAAGTCAGGAAATACGATTTTTGCAGTGCTCTCAATGCAAACCCACTCAGCAGGGGACACATAA
- a CDS encoding HEAT repeat domain-containing protein, with translation MKTLITLVTVFSLSLWSATSFCSNGVLEKYKYRYASFEEADVDTVIKLLYHSDAEVRNEAATLVDVAFSKGFVSARKALPRLIEILESDSNSTVQVSAAIALGRSGQRRVVGHLIEAAKVNDSSQPVLIAAIMDYFPKEAATKKELHEVANIAVQNMNTTHYWLRFRSVEWVGEYRDRDERMKRLFLQSFIDHYEHPVPSFKDSIIPGTSGRTQWETLSEWYEVYLLSFEPDLLIPLLGHSNLQIRLKVALTLARLHDKRSIGPLIEILRNGSDYDHGSRCHAARALPRDKRSISALKDVMNDQFAIEGKDGKPYRVVADCAYEALMRMGIVVDEPQDIRDSRPLRHRL, from the coding sequence ATGAAAACACTTATAACACTTGTTACTGTTTTCAGTTTGTCTTTGTGGTCTGCAACTTCCTTTTGCTCCAATGGTGTATTAGAGAAGTACAAATACCGCTACGCATCTTTTGAAGAAGCTGATGTTGATACGGTTATCAAATTACTGTACCATTCTGATGCAGAGGTCAGAAATGAAGCAGCCACACTTGTTGATGTAGCATTCTCCAAGGGATTTGTCTCTGCGAGGAAAGCTCTACCACGTCTTATCGAAATCCTGGAATCAGACAGCAACAGCACTGTCCAAGTCTCTGCTGCCATTGCTCTCGGCAGGTCTGGACAGAGAAGAGTAGTAGGACATTTGATTGAGGCGGCGAAAGTCAACGATTCTTCACAGCCCGTGCTGATAGCCGCAATAATGGACTACTTCCCGAAGGAAGCAGCAACCAAGAAAGAACTGCATGAAGTGGCCAATATAGCCGTCCAAAACATGAACACTACGCACTATTGGCTGCGCTTTAGGTCCGTCGAATGGGTTGGTGAATACAGGGATAGGGATGAGCGCATGAAACGACTTTTTCTGCAGTCGTTCATCGACCATTATGAGCATCCTGTACCGTCATTCAAGGATAGCATCATACCCGGCACCAGCGGCAGAACCCAGTGGGAGACATTGTCTGAGTGGTACGAAGTATATCTTCTTTCCTTTGAACCAGATTTGCTGATTCCGCTGCTGGGCCATTCAAATCTACAGATAAGACTGAAGGTTGCTCTAACATTAGCCAGGTTGCACGATAAGAGGAGCATTGGTCCGCTCATCGAAATCCTGAGGAATGGAAGTGACTATGACCATGGATCTAGATGCCACGCTGCCAGAGCTTTGCCAAGGGACAAGAGGAGCATTTCGGCCTTGAAGGATGTCATGAATGACCAATTTGCCATCGAGGGCAAGGACGGTAAGCCGTACAGGGTAGTCGCCGACTGTGCGTATGAAGCCTTGATGAGGATGGGCATAGTGGTTGATGAACCTCAGGATATAAGGGACTCAAGGCCCCTACGACACAGATTATAG
- a CDS encoding HNH endonuclease, whose protein sequence is MPFSEKTKTDVRKKSHFSCCLCQALGIEVHHIIPEQENGTNTFDNAAPLCPTCHETFGSNPRKRKMIREARDSWYEICEQRYISDQERFKADIADKIIKRLKSQGLLTQENNREGLPLSHVVEKILSFEKERVVPNKESIDVTYILLYQTKGDPKSADDKEYGKLREVFLRKFGTIVARNICIYLVNETEIDWFKGVADSTISGLLIQNQIIMAAIYVRGRCLAFWHFPLFLVAFCLRPYIQLSECGVLE, encoded by the coding sequence ATGCCTTTTTCCGAAAAAACAAAAACAGATGTTAGAAAGAAAAGTCACTTTTCTTGCTGTCTGTGCCAAGCACTGGGGATTGAAGTCCACCATATCATTCCAGAGCAAGAAAACGGTACGAACACCTTTGATAATGCAGCTCCCCTTTGCCCGACTTGCCACGAAACCTTTGGTAGTAACCCTAGAAAAAGAAAAATGATACGCGAGGCGAGGGATTCATGGTATGAAATCTGTGAACAACGATACATCTCTGATCAGGAGAGGTTCAAAGCAGACATTGCTGATAAAATTATCAAAAGACTAAAGTCACAAGGGCTTTTGACTCAAGAAAATAATAGGGAAGGATTGCCCTTAAGCCACGTGGTTGAAAAAATATTGTCATTTGAAAAAGAACGAGTAGTCCCAAACAAGGAATCCATAGATGTAACATATATCCTTCTTTATCAAACAAAGGGTGATCCAAAGTCTGCTGACGACAAAGAATATGGAAAACTCCGGGAAGTCTTTCTAAGAAAATTCGGTACAATTGTTGCGAGGAATATTTGCATCTATCTGGTCAATGAGACAGAAATAGACTGGTTTAAGGGAGTAGCGGACTCAACTATATCAGGATTGCTAATCCAGAATCAAATCATTATGGCAGCCATCTATGTGCGGGGACGGTGCTTGGCATTTTGGCATTTTCCCCTATTTCTTGTAGCCTTTTGCCTTCGCCCTTATATACAACTTTCCGAGTGTGGAGTACTTGAGTGA
- a CDS encoding M23 family metallopeptidase, which produces MITIEHPTAKVYSLYGHLSTRRHKITEGKVKKGQIIGYLADKDEDGSGDGYPDWGCHLHFAIRKGSRYDYPDDGDDRWMAGYTSVHPTELGWLDPTDFVKEHSQ; this is translated from the coding sequence CTGATTACAATTGAACATCCGACTGCGAAGGTATATTCGTTGTATGGTCATTTGAGTACCAGGAGACACAAAATAACGGAAGGAAAAGTCAAAAAGGGTCAGATCATCGGTTATCTAGCTGATAAAGATGAGGACGGAAGCGGAGATGGATATCCTGACTGGGGTTGTCATCTGCATTTTGCTATTCGTAAAGGGAGCAGGTATGATTATCCGGACGACGGTGATGACCGTTGGATGGCTGGCTACACGTCTGTTCATCCTACCGAATTGGGCTGGCTCGACCCAACAGATTTTGTGAAAGAACACTCACAATAG